A genomic window from Natrinema sp. HArc-T2 includes:
- a CDS encoding ferritin-like domain-containing protein codes for MSLGQRVSSDHQLTRLLQIGVVLEEVVESRAALHLDSLPPEERADFDEEVEELLADAAAESAAHREQLEALIDDLEADTVEYEEINALVDAQYGPPEDTDGVLYDQLANEETAYKFYDDLITAIEASDTEFAVDRDRLLEALYDIREEERAGVEEVTGIMERRA; via the coding sequence ATGAGTCTGGGACAGCGTGTCTCGAGCGACCACCAGCTGACCCGATTGCTCCAGATCGGGGTCGTCCTGGAGGAAGTCGTCGAGTCACGCGCCGCCCTCCATCTCGACTCGCTCCCGCCCGAGGAGCGAGCGGACTTCGACGAGGAGGTCGAAGAGTTACTCGCCGACGCAGCCGCCGAGTCGGCCGCCCACCGCGAGCAACTCGAGGCGCTGATCGACGATCTCGAGGCAGATACGGTTGAATACGAAGAAATCAACGCACTGGTCGACGCCCAGTACGGGCCGCCAGAGGATACGGACGGCGTCCTCTACGACCAGTTGGCAAACGAGGAGACAGCCTACAAGTTCTACGACGACCTGATCACGGCGATCGAAGCCTCCGACACTGAGTTTGCCGTCGATCGCGACCGGCTGCTCGAGGCGCTGTACGACATCCGTGAGGAGGAACGCGCGGGCGTCGAAGAAGTAACCGGGATTATGGAGCGGAGAGCATGA
- a CDS encoding metal-dependent transcriptional regulator produces MNTADQYLKAIYLAQRIEDGPASTGMLADLLDVSPASVNEMIGKLQDRELVQHEKYKGASLTDEGLERAHNALQTYCIIERFLANVLEVEEFRDEARALESVIDDTVAERLDTIIDRPSQCPDCFDPEDDCCELLEVGGRAD; encoded by the coding sequence ATGAACACTGCAGACCAATATCTCAAGGCGATCTATCTGGCTCAACGAATCGAGGACGGCCCCGCATCGACCGGCATGCTCGCTGACCTGCTCGACGTCAGCCCCGCAAGCGTCAACGAGATGATCGGAAAACTTCAGGACCGAGAACTCGTCCAACACGAGAAGTACAAGGGCGCGAGTCTGACCGACGAGGGCCTCGAGCGCGCTCACAACGCCCTCCAGACCTACTGTATTATCGAACGCTTCCTCGCGAACGTCCTCGAGGTCGAGGAGTTCCGCGACGAAGCCCGCGCCTTAGAGAGCGTCATCGACGACACCGTCGCAGAGCGACTGGACACGATCATCGACCGCCCCAGCCAGTGTCCCGACTGTTTCGATCCCGAAGACGATTGTTGTGAACTGCTCGAGGTCGGCGGTCGCGCGGACTGA